The proteins below are encoded in one region of Rhizobium sp. 9140:
- a CDS encoding FAD binding domain-containing protein, translated as MKQFSYIRAEDVAGAVAALSADPQARLLAGGTNLVDLMKYDVMSPATVIDINRLPLKDIETLEDGSLRIGALVSNAALAYDPTVIERFPLLASAVLAGASPQLRNAATTGGNLLQRTRCYYFYDSSSPCNKREPRSGCGAIGGVNRIHAILGASASCIATHPSDMCVALAALDAVVEVEGPDGRRDITFLDFHRLPGDEPQYDNTLAPDEMVVAIRLRPDHFAANHSYLKIRDRLSYAFALVSVAAAIDMKDGRIVDIRVALGGVAHKPWRDPLAEAECAGKPADEATFRQLAQRLLAGAQGQGGNDFKIPMAERTIIRALTQAASGTPQVQSAKAIR; from the coding sequence ATGAAACAGTTTTCCTATATCCGCGCCGAAGATGTCGCCGGCGCCGTGGCGGCTCTGTCCGCAGATCCGCAGGCCCGGCTTCTTGCCGGCGGTACCAACCTGGTCGATCTCATGAAGTACGACGTCATGAGCCCCGCCACCGTTATCGACATCAACCGCCTGCCGCTGAAAGACATCGAGACGCTTGAGGACGGTTCCTTGAGGATCGGCGCTCTCGTCAGCAATGCGGCGCTTGCCTATGACCCAACCGTCATCGAACGCTTCCCGCTGCTTGCCAGCGCCGTTTTGGCCGGCGCCTCCCCGCAGCTGCGCAACGCCGCGACCACGGGCGGCAACCTGCTTCAGCGCACCCGCTGCTACTATTTCTACGACTCTTCGAGCCCTTGCAACAAGCGCGAGCCGCGTTCCGGCTGCGGCGCGATCGGCGGCGTAAACCGCATTCATGCAATCCTCGGCGCAAGCGCCTCCTGCATCGCTACGCACCCCTCTGACATGTGCGTCGCACTCGCCGCGCTCGATGCCGTGGTCGAGGTGGAGGGTCCGGACGGCCGCCGCGATATCACCTTCCTCGATTTCCACCGTCTTCCCGGTGACGAGCCGCAATATGACAACACGCTGGCGCCCGACGAAATGGTCGTCGCCATCCGCTTGCGTCCGGATCACTTCGCCGCAAACCACAGCTATCTGAAAATCCGCGACCGCCTGTCCTACGCCTTTGCCCTCGTCTCGGTCGCCGCTGCGATCGACATGAAGGACGGTCGGATCGTCGATATCCGGGTGGCACTCGGCGGCGTTGCGCACAAGCCGTGGCGGGACCCCCTCGCGGAGGCCGAATGTGCCGGCAAGCCCGCGGACGAGGCTACGTTTCGCCAGCTGGCGCAGCGGCTTCTTGCCGGCGCGCAGGGACAGGGCGGCAACGACTTCAAGATCCCGATGGCTGAGCGGACAATCATCCGCGCTCTGACGCAGGCCGCCAGCGGCACGCCGCAGGTGCAGTCTGCAAAAGCCATTCGCTAG